One segment of Scleropages formosus chromosome 23, fSclFor1.1, whole genome shotgun sequence DNA contains the following:
- the tnfa gene encoding tumor necrosis factor a (TNF superfamily, member 2), whose product MEVSCSSIVEVENSAKVQRRGPSASRWKLGGLLGILALCAAAAVLFTLHEQVANKDEQETDLRHMLRQISQNVKGAIHLEGQHNSLVSNESAEWYSEVGQAFSQGGLSLENNEIVVEKAGLYFVYSQASFKVNCHEKNPYSNEQFVHISHAVMRWSESYGSVWKPLLSAVRSACKKVTGGSDNGERWYSAVYLGAVFSLNAGDRLKTTTSPKLLPDMDEEDGKTFFGAFAL is encoded by the exons ATGGAAGTCAGCTGCAGCAGCATCGTGGAGGTGGAGAACAGCGCGAAGGTGCAGCGGCGCGGTCCTTCGGCCAGCCGATGGAAGCTGGGGGGCCTGCTGGGGATCCTGGCGCTGTGCGCCGCCGCGGCCGTGTTGTTCACCCTGCACGAACAG GTGGCGAACAAAGACGAACAAGAGACCG ATCTCCGACACATGTTGAGGCAAATTTCCCAGAACGTCAAAGGTGCTATCCATTTAGAAG GTCAACACAACTCTCTTGTGTCCAACGAGTCGGCAGAGTGGTACAGTGAAGTCGGCCAGGCATTCTCCCAGGGGGGGCTCTCTTTGGAGAACAACGAGATCGTTGTGGAAAAGGCGGGCCTCTACTTCGTCTACAGCCAGGCCTCCTTCAAGGTCAACTGCCACGAGAAGAACCCATACTCCAACGAGCAATTTGTGCACATCAGCCACGCGGTGATGCGCTGGTCCGAGTCCTACGGCAGCGTCTGGAAGCCGCTGCTCAGTGCCGTCCGCTCTGCCTGCAAGAAGGTGACCGGCGGGTCCGACAACGGTGAGCGCTGGTACAGCGCTGTCTACCTGGGAGCCGTGTTCAGCCTCAATGCCGGAGACCGCCTAAAAACCACCACCAGTCCCAAACTGCTGCCAGACATGGACGAGGAAGACGGGAAGACCTTTTTCGGAGCGTTCGCGCTGTAA